AGCGTGACGGACAAATGGTACAGCTGTGGGATGCCCGAAAGGTCTATCATCAGACACATGGTGATGAAGTCTGGAGTGCGATCCAAATCACGACGGCGTCTGCAATTTGTGCCGTGCTGGATCTGCATCTGACGGGCCAGCTGCCCGAAACGGGATTCGTCAGACAAGAGCAAGTGTCGTTCGACGCGTTCCTCGCGAATCGATTTGGCAGCCACTACGTCTCGTCGGGATCAACGCGAGACGCCCCGTCCCGCTGAGCTGACACAAGTGCAACGATCACGGTGGCTGAACTAACGCCTTCCACCCGCCACCGGAAAAAGCCACCGCCTGATACCGACTTCCTGCCGCGAAATCGCTACCACTTCGTCGCGGCGGCACGTTCCAGGGTGAAAACGGCCGTGCCGTTACGAAAGAGCGTGACTGTCCCCGTCGATTGACTGACGGTAATCGCCATCGCGAGCGTGTGGGCGGAGATTGCCGCAGCCGTCGAATGGCGGGCCCCCAATCCCTGTGGCAAGCCAGGTGGCAGCGACTTCGGCATCAGATAGGTTCCGGCACTCAAAACCGTCCCGTCGCCTTGAATAATGAACGCGCCATCGATCAGCGCGAATTCCTTCATCGTTTCCGTCAGACTGGGGTCGAGAACGTTCCGCAACTGCCGGGAGTAGCCGTGGAATGGATTCAAGACAAGCTGCTGTGAGTTCCGCAGAACGTTCCGGGCATCCCCCACCACGAACATCGCCCCGACCGGGTGCGCCTCTCGACCTTCCGCCGCAATTTCAACCGCCAACGACAAGACGCGCAGCATCACCGCGGGCCTGACCACATCGACGCCGCGCCGATTCTTCTCAGAGAGCATCGCCCGCAAGTGCGCTTCAGGCTTGGTCACCGTAATGCTGTCGAGGCGGCGACCGTCCGGTCCCGTCACGCAGACCACGCTCGTCTTCTCGTGCAACAGATTCTGCGAAGACGCCAGCAATTGCCCCAGATTGGCACGATCCATTCGCGACAGCGAAGCGTGAAGCCCCTCGAATACATGTGTATCTTCACGATCAATGTGAAAATCGTCGCTATGCTCGGTGGTGACCAACAGCAAGCGTCCCTTCCATTGAGACAATGGCTCCCAGGGAACACTTTCGAGTCGGTCGATCGCCACAAGCAGCGCCTGGGCACCGAGTGACTCAACCAGCTGAATCGCCTGCCTGACGATCACCTGCGTCAGGCGGGGAATCCCCGGAGCACGCGCAGGCCGCTGGTCGGGCTGAATTCCCGCTTTCGCCAGTAGCAACGAATCGATCGTGCGGGTGTCTTTGGCCTCGATCAGTTGTTGTCGGAACTCCGGCAGCTTCAGCAACTCGGCCAGACCGGCGAGCACTTCCACATGCGTCTGCTGCAGCTTACGGCCAATCACCAGCAGCACAATCAGCTTGACGCTCTGGCCGCTGGGGACCCCATAATCGATGCCTGCCCGGCTACGGCCCAGGACGACTCGAAAGTCGCCTTCCCAATCCACAAAGGCGTGGGGTAATGCAAAATCGCTCGAAACCAGAGTCTGAGCGGCCGCTTCACGTTCCTCGATCGCTTCGAGAACCGTATCGGGAGCGATTCCTTCATCTTCCCAATTCGCCGCTTGAACGAGCGCTCGAATGGCGGCCGGACGTTGTTTTACGCTCAGCTCAAGGATCCGAATCGCACTGACCAGCTCACCGAAGTCCAATGAGGCGTCTCCGTTTGATTTGCCGCAATATTGCCAATCCGCTGTCCGCAAATTTTTCGATAGTTGACGAAGTGTGGCGGTTTATAATCCAAGACCGATTCCACTCGCAACCGCCGTCTAACACGAGTTGACTCAATTTTCACAGGGAAAATGGATTGATTCCGCCGTAGCCGGGATGCAAGACGCAAGCGCATCAAAAAAACGAATCAACCAGACATCGCCTTGATGACACGTCGACCATCCTTCTCGCGAACGGCCTTACGCAGGCTTGCTCGCGATTGTTGGAAGAACTCTTAAGCCGGAACAGAAGTTCAGGACCTCGAATTCGACCGGCCCTTGGTCGTCAGCTCCGAATAGCGAAAACAGGTCACCAGATGGTCGTTCACCATGCCTGTGGCCTGCATGAAGGCATAACAGATCGTCGTTCCGACGAATTTGAATCCACGCTTCTTCAAACTTTTGCTCATCGCGTCCGACTCGGCCGTCAATGCGGGAACTTCGCCAATCGATCGCCGGCTATTCTGCTTCGTCGTCCCGTCGACAAAGCTCCAAATGTACTGATCGAACGAACCGAACTCGTCTTGGACAGCGAGAAACGCCCTGGCGTTCAAAACGACCGACGCAATTTTCAAGCGGTTTCTGACAATCCCCGGATTCTGCATCAGGCTCGCTTCACGATCCGCGTCGTATTTCACGATCCGGTGGGCATCGAACCCGTCAAAGGCTTCACGATAGTGATCGCGTTTTTTCAAAATTGTGTCCCAACTGAGCCCTGCCTGAGCCCCTTCCAAAATCAAGAACTCGAACAGCAGTCGGTCGTCGTGCACCGGAACACCCCATTCCTCGTCATGGTACGCGATACTCAGCTCGTTCTTGGCCCACGAGCAACGGCTGACTTCTGCGGCGGGCGGGAGTTTTGGCATGGGATTCAAGTCCGTCAGATCAAAAAAGAGTCCGTATTCGACGCACGGTCGTGCGTCGAATCTAGCGGTTGACGCCAGGAAAAACTCGCCATTTTTCATTGACGTGACAATAGTTCACATGTAATCTATTTATGTAGAAACGAAATCCTGCCGCAAGGAGAACGCAATGACCAACAATCAACTGCAGCGAGAACTCAAGAAACGAAACCCGTTCGAATCGCCCGTTCAAGAGGCAAACCTGAACATCGTGCGGACCAGCGAT
This genomic interval from Schlesneria paludicola DSM 18645 contains the following:
- a CDS encoding diadenylate cyclase → MDFGELVSAIRILELSVKQRPAAIRALVQAANWEDEGIAPDTVLEAIEEREAAAQTLVSSDFALPHAFVDWEGDFRVVLGRSRAGIDYGVPSGQSVKLIVLLVIGRKLQQTHVEVLAGLAELLKLPEFRQQLIEAKDTRTIDSLLLAKAGIQPDQRPARAPGIPRLTQVIVRQAIQLVESLGAQALLVAIDRLESVPWEPLSQWKGRLLLVTTEHSDDFHIDREDTHVFEGLHASLSRMDRANLGQLLASSQNLLHEKTSVVCVTGPDGRRLDSITVTKPEAHLRAMLSEKNRRGVDVVRPAVMLRVLSLAVEIAAEGREAHPVGAMFVVGDARNVLRNSQQLVLNPFHGYSRQLRNVLDPSLTETMKEFALIDGAFIIQGDGTVLSAGTYLMPKSLPPGLPQGLGARHSTAAAISAHTLAMAITVSQSTGTVTLFRNGTAVFTLERAAATKW
- a CDS encoding DNA-3-methyladenine glycosylase I; translated protein: MPKLPPAAEVSRCSWAKNELSIAYHDEEWGVPVHDDRLLFEFLILEGAQAGLSWDTILKKRDHYREAFDGFDAHRIVKYDADREASLMQNPGIVRNRLKIASVVLNARAFLAVQDEFGSFDQYIWSFVDGTTKQNSRRSIGEVPALTAESDAMSKSLKKRGFKFVGTTICYAFMQATGMVNDHLVTCFRYSELTTKGRSNSRS